A genomic window from Diospyros lotus cultivar Yz01 chromosome 2, ASM1463336v1, whole genome shotgun sequence includes:
- the LOC127794457 gene encoding tyrosine-sulfated glycopeptide receptor 1-like isoform X5: MDQDSLLSFKLAISSPSPLNWSSAVDCCFWEGIACDANDQVTRLWLPLRGLQGTISPAIRDLTGLSQLNLSHNWLSGSIPNGFFSSSNQLQIIDLSYNRLSGQLASSDSLPAAVKTVNLSGNHLTGTVRSSFLQSAWNLTAFNLSNNSFIGPIPDSICANSPSVKILDFSLNDFYGLIPQGFGLCSKLEVLRAGFNNLSGSLPTDIYDAVALQEISFPGNTLTGPIDDRIINLTNLRIIKIFGNRLNGLIPQHIGKLRMLEELQLHVNNLIGTLPPSLVDCTKLKVLNLRVNYFRGELSSLNFSTLSQLISLDLGDNNFTGGLPVSLFSCKSLTAVRLANNQLQGQIPPAIVELQSLSFLSLSLNNLTNFTGAIKILMGCKNLSTMVLTRNFYNEAMPDDESIVDSEGFKNLQVLGLGGCLFTGQIPTWLAKLQNLEVVDLSYNQFTGSIPGWLGTLPNLFYLDLTSNLLGGGFPKALTQLPRLASEQSSDQVDKSYLELPVFVRPNNVSYLQYNQLASLPPAIYLRNNTLGGDIPVEIGQLKFIHVLDLSINRFYGNIPDQISNMTNLEKLDLSGNNLSGGIPASLKSLHFLSSFSVAYNNLQGPIPVGGQFDTFPNTSFAGNPGLCGSVLHQPCSSQPDTTHPSAAPNKSPKKKIIIGLILGICIGICCTFTALSFWIFSKRRILPRGDPGTIDPDTISFNSGVSTEAGKDASAVMIFPNNTEEIKNITIAEVLKATDNFNQANIIGCGGFGLVYKATLANGSKLAIKKLSGEMGLMEREFKAEVEALSTAHHKNLVSLQGYCVHDGSRLLIYSYMENGSLDYWLHEKADGAAQLDWPTRLKIAQGAGYGLAYMHQICEPHIVHRDIKSSNILLDDKFEAHVADFGLSRLILPYHTHVTTELVGTLGYIPPEYGQAWIATLRGDIYSFGVVMLELLTGKRPMEVFRPKVSRELVVWVQQMRSEGKPEEVFDPLLRGKGFEEEMLQVLDVACMCVNRNPLKRPTITEVVDWLQNVGANRQPPKW; the protein is encoded by the exons ATGGATCAAGATTCTCTCTTGTCCTTCAAGCTTGCCATTTCCAGCCCATCTCCTTTGAATTGGTCATCTGCAGTTGACTGCTGCTTCTGGGAAGGCATTGCCTGTGATGCTAATGATCAGGTGACCCGTCTATGGCTGCCTTTAAGAGGCCTTCAGGGAACAATTTCGCCAGCCATCAGAGACCTCACCGGTCTATCTCAGCTCAATCTCTCACACAACTGGCTCTCTGGTTCAATCCCAAATGGATTCTTTTCCTCCTCCAATCAACTTCAGATCATTGACTTGAGCTATAACCGTCTGTCTGGACAACTAGCGTCATCTGATAGCCTGCCTGCTGCTGTCAAGACAGTGAATTTGTCAGGCAACCACTTGACTGGAACAGTACGCTCTTCCTTTCTCCAGTCGGCTTGGAATTTGACAGCTTTTAACCTCAGCAACAACAGCTTCATCGGCCCAATTCCTGATTCCATTTGTGCCAATTCACCATCTGTCAAGATCCTGGATTTTTCACTCAATGACTTCTACGGCCTGATTCCCCAAGGATTTGGATTGTGTTCCAAACTGGAGGTCTTGCGTGCAGGTTTCAACAATCTATCAGGGTCGCTCCCCACTGACATCTATGATGCCGTGGCTCTCCAAGAAATCTCTTTTCCCGGCAATACCCTCACCGGTCCCATTGATGATAGAATCATTAACCTCACCAACCTCAGAATTATCAAAATCTTTGGTAACAGATTGAACGGCTTGATTCCTCAGCATATTGGGAAGCTGAGGATGTTAGAAGAGCTGCAGCTGCACGTTAACAACCTGATTGGCACTCTACCCCCATCTCTGGTCGACTGCACCAAACTCAAGGTACTGAATTTAAGGGTGAATTACTTCAGAGGTGAACTCTCCTCCCTTAACTTTTCGACGCTCTCTCAACTTATTTCGCTGGACCTTGGGGACAACAACTTCACCGGCGGCCTGCCAGTAAGCCTTTTCTCATGTAAATCCTTGACCGCAGTTCGACTGGCCAACAACCAGCTGCAGGGTCAAATTCCGCCTGCCATTGTCGAGTTACAATCACTTTCCTTCCTCTCGCTGTCTCTGAATAACCTGACTAATTTCACTGGAGCAATCAAGATTCTCATGGGTTGCAAGAATCTAAGCACCATGGTCCTAACAAGGAATTTCTATAATGAAGCAATGCCAGATGATGAGAGCATAGTGGATTCAGAAGGATTCAAGAATCTTCAGGTTCTGGGTCTGGGTGGTTGCCTATTCACTGGTCAGATTCCAACCTGGCTGGCTAAGCTCCAGAACTTAGAGGTAGTAGACCTGTCGTACAATCAATTCACAGGCTCAATTCCAGGTTGGTTGGGGACTCTTCCTAACCTCTTCTACTTAGACTTGACAAGTAACCTCCTTGGGGGAGGCTTCCCCAAGGCACTTACTCAACTGCCAAGACTAGCATCAGAACAGAGTTCTGATCAAGTAGACAAGAGTTATCTGGAGTTGCCAGTCTTTGTTCGACCCAACAACGTGTCTTACCTGCAATACAATCAGCTAGCCAGCCTGCCACCAGCAATATACTTGAGAAACAATACCCTCGGTGGTGATATTCCCGTTGAGATTGGCCAATTGAAGTTTATTCATGTGCTGGATCTCAGCATAAACAGATTCTATGGCAACATACCAGACCAAATTTCTAATATGACTAATTTGGAAAAGCTTGACCTCTCTGGCAATAATCTCTCTGGTGGAATTCCAGCATCCCTAAAGAGTCTCCATTTCTTGTCTTCATTCAGTGTTGCATACAACAATCTTCAAGGACCAATACCAGTGGGAG GTCAGTTCGATACTTTTCCAAACACCAGTTTTGCGGGCAATCCAGGGTTGTGCGGTTCAGTTTTGCACCAGCCTTGCTCTTCTCAGCCAGATACCACGCACCCTTCTGCTGCACCTAATAAAAGCCccaaaaagaaaatcatcatcGGACTCATCCTTGGCATTTGTATTGGCATTTGCTGTACTTTCACCGCCTTATCATTTTGGATATTCTCCAAGAGGAGGATTCTTCCAAGAGGTGACCCTGGCACGATCGATCCAGATACAATTTCCTTCAATTCTGGGGTGTCTACTGAAGCCGGCAAGGATGCCAGTGCCGTAATGATCTTTCCAAACAATACGGAAGAGATCAAGAATATCACAATAGCTGAGGTTCTGAAAGCCACCGACAATTTCAATCAAGCCAACATTATTGGTTGTGGGGGTTTTGGATTGGTCTATAAAGCAACTTTAGCAAACGGTTCCAAGTTGGCTATTAAGAAACTGTCAGGTGAGATGGGTTTGATGGAAAGGGAATTCAAAGCAGAGGTAGAAGCTCTATCAACAGCCCATCACAAGAACTTAGTTTCCCTGCAAGGTTACTGTGTGCACGATGGCTCTAGGTTATTGATATATTCCTACATGGAGAATGGAAGTCTTGATTACTGGTTGCATGAGAAGGCTGACGGTGCAGCACAGCTTGATTGGCCAACTCGATTGAAGATTGCCCAGGGAGCAGGCTATGGGCTGGCTTACATGCACCAGATCTGTGAACCACATATAGTGCATCGTGATATCAAGTCCAGCAACATCCTCCTCGATGACAAGTTTGAAGCACATGTTGCGGATTTTGGATTGTCCCGATTGATCCTTCCTTATCATACTCATGTTACCACTGAACTAGTTGGCACACTGGGTTACATCCCCCCAGAGTATGGCCAGGCTTGGATAGCCACTTTGAGAGGAGATATATACAGTTTTGGGGTAGTCATGCTTGAGCTACTGACTGGGAAGAGACCTATGGAAGTATTCAGGCCAAAGGTGTCAAGGGAACTGGTTGTGTGGGTGCAGCAAATGAGGAGCGAAGGAAAACCAGAAGAAGTCTTTGATCCTCTGCTCAGAGGCAAGGGGTTTGAAGAAGAGATGCTGCAGGTGCTTGATGTGGCCTGCATGTGTGTAAACAGGAATCCTCTGAAAAGGCCAACAATTACCGAAGTGGTCGATTGGCTCCAGAATGTAGGAGCCAACAGGCAGCCACCAAAATggtaa
- the LOC127794457 gene encoding tyrosine-sulfated glycopeptide receptor 1-like isoform X1, producing the protein MNMIDCEDLAIFNSVLLPSSSLSLLVLVHRSKESSKQAAATAMLMVRLLKTFGCHFLDLFPLVFIVILSCLANPSHASCSQMDQDSLLSFKLAISSPSPLNWSSAVDCCFWEGIACDANDQVTRLWLPLRGLQGTISPAIRDLTGLSQLNLSHNWLSGSIPNGFFSSSNQLQIIDLSYNRLSGQLASSDSLPAAVKTVNLSGNHLTGTVRSSFLQSAWNLTAFNLSNNSFIGPIPDSICANSPSVKILDFSLNDFYGLIPQGFGLCSKLEVLRAGFNNLSGSLPTDIYDAVALQEISFPGNTLTGPIDDRIINLTNLRIIKIFGNRLNGLIPQHIGKLRMLEELQLHVNNLIGTLPPSLVDCTKLKVLNLRVNYFRGELSSLNFSTLSQLISLDLGDNNFTGGLPVSLFSCKSLTAVRLANNQLQGQIPPAIVELQSLSFLSLSLNNLTNFTGAIKILMGCKNLSTMVLTRNFYNEAMPDDESIVDSEGFKNLQVLGLGGCLFTGQIPTWLAKLQNLEVVDLSYNQFTGSIPGWLGTLPNLFYLDLTSNLLGGGFPKALTQLPRLASEQSSDQVDKSYLELPVFVRPNNVSYLQYNQLASLPPAIYLRNNTLGGDIPVEIGQLKFIHVLDLSINRFYGNIPDQISNMTNLEKLDLSGNNLSGGIPASLKSLHFLSSFSVAYNNLQGPIPVGGQFDTFPNTSFAGNPGLCGSVLHQPCSSQPDTTHPSAAPNKSPKKKIIIGLILGICIGICCTFTALSFWIFSKRRILPRGDPGTIDPDTISFNSGVSTEAGKDASAVMIFPNNTEEIKNITIAEVLKATDNFNQANIIGCGGFGLVYKATLANGSKLAIKKLSGEMGLMEREFKAEVEALSTAHHKNLVSLQGYCVHDGSRLLIYSYMENGSLDYWLHEKADGAAQLDWPTRLKIAQGAGYGLAYMHQICEPHIVHRDIKSSNILLDDKFEAHVADFGLSRLILPYHTHVTTELVGTLGYIPPEYGQAWIATLRGDIYSFGVVMLELLTGKRPMEVFRPKVSRELVVWVQQMRSEGKPEEVFDPLLRGKGFEEEMLQVLDVACMCVNRNPLKRPTITEVVDWLQNVGANRQPPKW; encoded by the exons ATGAACATGATTGATTGTGAGGATCTTGCCATCTTCAACtctgttcttcttccttcttcttccctttccctGCTGGTACTTGTACATAGATCAAAGGAATCATCAAAGCAAGCAGCAGCAACCGCCATGCTCATGGTGAGGCTATTGAAAACCTTTGGCTGCCACTTCTTGGATCTCTTCCCACTGGTGTTTATTGTAATTCTCTCTTGTCTTGCCAATCCCAGCCATGCTTCTTGCAGCCAAATGGATCAAGATTCTCTCTTGTCCTTCAAGCTTGCCATTTCCAGCCCATCTCCTTTGAATTGGTCATCTGCAGTTGACTGCTGCTTCTGGGAAGGCATTGCCTGTGATGCTAATGATCAGGTGACCCGTCTATGGCTGCCTTTAAGAGGCCTTCAGGGAACAATTTCGCCAGCCATCAGAGACCTCACCGGTCTATCTCAGCTCAATCTCTCACACAACTGGCTCTCTGGTTCAATCCCAAATGGATTCTTTTCCTCCTCCAATCAACTTCAGATCATTGACTTGAGCTATAACCGTCTGTCTGGACAACTAGCGTCATCTGATAGCCTGCCTGCTGCTGTCAAGACAGTGAATTTGTCAGGCAACCACTTGACTGGAACAGTACGCTCTTCCTTTCTCCAGTCGGCTTGGAATTTGACAGCTTTTAACCTCAGCAACAACAGCTTCATCGGCCCAATTCCTGATTCCATTTGTGCCAATTCACCATCTGTCAAGATCCTGGATTTTTCACTCAATGACTTCTACGGCCTGATTCCCCAAGGATTTGGATTGTGTTCCAAACTGGAGGTCTTGCGTGCAGGTTTCAACAATCTATCAGGGTCGCTCCCCACTGACATCTATGATGCCGTGGCTCTCCAAGAAATCTCTTTTCCCGGCAATACCCTCACCGGTCCCATTGATGATAGAATCATTAACCTCACCAACCTCAGAATTATCAAAATCTTTGGTAACAGATTGAACGGCTTGATTCCTCAGCATATTGGGAAGCTGAGGATGTTAGAAGAGCTGCAGCTGCACGTTAACAACCTGATTGGCACTCTACCCCCATCTCTGGTCGACTGCACCAAACTCAAGGTACTGAATTTAAGGGTGAATTACTTCAGAGGTGAACTCTCCTCCCTTAACTTTTCGACGCTCTCTCAACTTATTTCGCTGGACCTTGGGGACAACAACTTCACCGGCGGCCTGCCAGTAAGCCTTTTCTCATGTAAATCCTTGACCGCAGTTCGACTGGCCAACAACCAGCTGCAGGGTCAAATTCCGCCTGCCATTGTCGAGTTACAATCACTTTCCTTCCTCTCGCTGTCTCTGAATAACCTGACTAATTTCACTGGAGCAATCAAGATTCTCATGGGTTGCAAGAATCTAAGCACCATGGTCCTAACAAGGAATTTCTATAATGAAGCAATGCCAGATGATGAGAGCATAGTGGATTCAGAAGGATTCAAGAATCTTCAGGTTCTGGGTCTGGGTGGTTGCCTATTCACTGGTCAGATTCCAACCTGGCTGGCTAAGCTCCAGAACTTAGAGGTAGTAGACCTGTCGTACAATCAATTCACAGGCTCAATTCCAGGTTGGTTGGGGACTCTTCCTAACCTCTTCTACTTAGACTTGACAAGTAACCTCCTTGGGGGAGGCTTCCCCAAGGCACTTACTCAACTGCCAAGACTAGCATCAGAACAGAGTTCTGATCAAGTAGACAAGAGTTATCTGGAGTTGCCAGTCTTTGTTCGACCCAACAACGTGTCTTACCTGCAATACAATCAGCTAGCCAGCCTGCCACCAGCAATATACTTGAGAAACAATACCCTCGGTGGTGATATTCCCGTTGAGATTGGCCAATTGAAGTTTATTCATGTGCTGGATCTCAGCATAAACAGATTCTATGGCAACATACCAGACCAAATTTCTAATATGACTAATTTGGAAAAGCTTGACCTCTCTGGCAATAATCTCTCTGGTGGAATTCCAGCATCCCTAAAGAGTCTCCATTTCTTGTCTTCATTCAGTGTTGCATACAACAATCTTCAAGGACCAATACCAGTGGGAG GTCAGTTCGATACTTTTCCAAACACCAGTTTTGCGGGCAATCCAGGGTTGTGCGGTTCAGTTTTGCACCAGCCTTGCTCTTCTCAGCCAGATACCACGCACCCTTCTGCTGCACCTAATAAAAGCCccaaaaagaaaatcatcatcGGACTCATCCTTGGCATTTGTATTGGCATTTGCTGTACTTTCACCGCCTTATCATTTTGGATATTCTCCAAGAGGAGGATTCTTCCAAGAGGTGACCCTGGCACGATCGATCCAGATACAATTTCCTTCAATTCTGGGGTGTCTACTGAAGCCGGCAAGGATGCCAGTGCCGTAATGATCTTTCCAAACAATACGGAAGAGATCAAGAATATCACAATAGCTGAGGTTCTGAAAGCCACCGACAATTTCAATCAAGCCAACATTATTGGTTGTGGGGGTTTTGGATTGGTCTATAAAGCAACTTTAGCAAACGGTTCCAAGTTGGCTATTAAGAAACTGTCAGGTGAGATGGGTTTGATGGAAAGGGAATTCAAAGCAGAGGTAGAAGCTCTATCAACAGCCCATCACAAGAACTTAGTTTCCCTGCAAGGTTACTGTGTGCACGATGGCTCTAGGTTATTGATATATTCCTACATGGAGAATGGAAGTCTTGATTACTGGTTGCATGAGAAGGCTGACGGTGCAGCACAGCTTGATTGGCCAACTCGATTGAAGATTGCCCAGGGAGCAGGCTATGGGCTGGCTTACATGCACCAGATCTGTGAACCACATATAGTGCATCGTGATATCAAGTCCAGCAACATCCTCCTCGATGACAAGTTTGAAGCACATGTTGCGGATTTTGGATTGTCCCGATTGATCCTTCCTTATCATACTCATGTTACCACTGAACTAGTTGGCACACTGGGTTACATCCCCCCAGAGTATGGCCAGGCTTGGATAGCCACTTTGAGAGGAGATATATACAGTTTTGGGGTAGTCATGCTTGAGCTACTGACTGGGAAGAGACCTATGGAAGTATTCAGGCCAAAGGTGTCAAGGGAACTGGTTGTGTGGGTGCAGCAAATGAGGAGCGAAGGAAAACCAGAAGAAGTCTTTGATCCTCTGCTCAGAGGCAAGGGGTTTGAAGAAGAGATGCTGCAGGTGCTTGATGTGGCCTGCATGTGTGTAAACAGGAATCCTCTGAAAAGGCCAACAATTACCGAAGTGGTCGATTGGCTCCAGAATGTAGGAGCCAACAGGCAGCCACCAAAATggtaa